Part of the Maridesulfovibrio sp. genome, CGTTTCTTCATTACCCGGTTTGCGCAGTCCGCAGAGATAGAATCCCTGACCTCCGCCGGAGCCGTCCACGCGCAGCACCCCGTCCATATTAGGAAGCAACGGGTCGGCTATGGTGAATCCTTCCGGGCGTGGCAGATCGAAAAGTTCAAAGCCCAGCTCTTCTGTGGCAAAACGGGTTTGGTCTTCGTTCTCCTGCACATTGGTGGTGCAGGTGGAGTAGACCAGCCGTCCGCCGGGAGCAAGCAATTCATAGGCCTTGTTCAACAGCTTGCGCTGCAGGTTGACCAGCGGGATGGTCTTTTCCCCTTTCCAGACTTCCATGGCCTTGGGGTTTTTATTCAGAGTGCCCCAGCCGCTGCATGGCGGGTCGAGCTGGATGGTTTTCCAGCTTGAGGGGGGCAGGGGCAGTTTTTGAGATTCGTAGTGCACCGTCGCTGTATTTACAGCCTGTACCTTGCGAAGGTTTTGGCGCAACAGGGCCAGCCGGTCGCTGGAAGGTTCACTGGCTAGAACAAATCCGTCGCGTCCCACCAAGCGTGCGAGCAGGCCGGTTTTGCTTCCGGGGGAGGCGCACATATCGAGCACCACATCACCTTTTTCCGGGGCCAGCATGAGCGGGGGCAGCATTGATGAACGGTCCTGAATGTATATTCGACCGAATCGTGCGGCTACGGATTCTCCCAGCGGAAAAGGTTCTTTTTCCAGAATACGGGCCATGGAATAGAAAGGTTCCGGCCTGAATTCGAAGCCTTGCGCGCGGAGCAGTTCTTCCACTGTTTCCACATCATTGGGAGAGCAGACCAGTCTGAATGTTCTTAAATCTGTATTCATATAAAGTAAGTTGCGGTCGAGGGTGTGAGAGATTGGAAAGGCTTTGAGCTGGAGTCCGCAAGAAAATAGTAAAAAAATGTAAAAAATTGGCCTGATAGAACTTAAGCAAAACAGGCTGTGATATAAAAAAAACTTAAAACCCTTATAAACAGGAGCCAGAGAGATAAAACAGCAATGCCAGTTTGACAAGTGTATCATGCGGGTATCCATATCTTTAGACTTTGCGTACCGTTGCATTAGCTGTTACAAGCGTTTTACCCGTTTTTGAAAATTAGGCAGGACCGGCTGCTGACATGATGTTCTACCGGTGTGTTATTCTTGATGAATAATATTTGTAATCACAACATATATTGACTGTAAATTTTAGTCTGGAGGATTAACGATGTCGTTTCGACGTTTGATTATTTTTTTCATTGTCGCCGTTACCATGCTGTCTGCAACTGCGGCATTTGCCAATGAATCCCGTACTTATGCGGTTTACCCTTTTGAGATTAATGGGCCTTCTCAGTATCAATATTTGAGCCGTGGTGTTCAGACCATGCTGATTTCCCGCTTGAACTGGACTGGGCATTTTGAGCCCATGGCCGGTTCTTCCAGCTTGAAGGCAGCTGATCAACCCAAGGATAAGGTTGGGGAAGTTAAGAGCGTTCAGGCTCTTGGCGTTGATTATATTGCGATCGGATCCGTGGTCATCGTCGGAAAACAGGCCTCTATCGACGTGCGCATGATTAATGGCGAAGGGAATTCATGGACCAAAAGCGCAGAGACAACAATTTCCGAACTTATTCCCGCAATTGATGGCATTGCACAGGACATCAAGGGACAGCTTTTCCAGAAACCCGGCAGTCAGAAAAAGAGCGAAGAAGAAAAGAAACGAGAGGATGCTCGTCCTGACAGCCCTGTAAACCCCGAGTTTGTTAGTGCTGCCGGTGCGGGCAAAGTCCTTGAAAGTACAATCAACCCCCAGTTCAGATATCAGGGCGGAACAGAAACCCCCGGTCGCTGGCGCAGTCAGACTATGAAATTCGTCAACCGTGGCGGTTTTGTAGAAGATGTGACCGGTGATGGTAAAAAAGATCTGGTTGTTCTGGGCGAAGATGAAATTAAGGTCATGGCTATTGACGGCCAGCACCTGAA contains:
- a CDS encoding RsmB/NOP family class I SAM-dependent RNA methyltransferase codes for the protein MNTDLRTFRLVCSPNDVETVEELLRAQGFEFRPEPFYSMARILEKEPFPLGESVAARFGRIYIQDRSSMLPPLMLAPEKGDVVLDMCASPGSKTGLLARLVGRDGFVLASEPSSDRLALLRQNLRKVQAVNTATVHYESQKLPLPPSSWKTIQLDPPCSGWGTLNKNPKAMEVWKGEKTIPLVNLQRKLLNKAYELLAPGGRLVYSTCTTNVQENEDQTRFATEELGFELFDLPRPEGFTIADPLLPNMDGVLRVDGSGGGQGFYLCGLRKPGNEETQVPETCKPQGKKVNLKKTEIPESVDLSALPEGDIYEFKGKAMFLNKHALEILPKELRWQGFHIGKFNRDKFKPDPFARCLLPNKPDSSALVIENPQDIANLLAGQSLPAPSKGKGPVGLYYKDMLLGFTGKKGPRYIWTDK